A stretch of Onychomys torridus chromosome 2, mOncTor1.1, whole genome shotgun sequence DNA encodes these proteins:
- the LOC118577985 gene encoding olfactory receptor 2A12-like codes for MWMIPGQNQSWVSEFILLGFSSDPTTNIILFIVFLLIYLCSVLGNGLIIMLICLDTQLYKPMYFFLCILALLDMCYVTTTMPQMLVHLLAHSQTISFARCCLQMYVFGSLAITECTFFVVMAYDRYVAICHPLRYTVILNWGLCIWLAAGTWICGFFLSLLHTFFTMNLPYCGPNRVNHYFCEGPSVRSLACMDTHIIEMIDLVLSVFVVVTPISLIVASYIRIVKAILKIKSTQGRCKAFSTCASHLTVVTFFYGPCTYIYMRPNSSYSPEQDKQISLFYNAFTALLNPVVYSLRNKDIKRAFFKVMGHSRVDC; via the coding sequence ATGTGGATGATTCCAGGGCAGAACCAAAGCTGGGTTTCTGAGTTTATCCTGCTTGGCTTCTCCAGTGATCCCACAACCAACATCATCCTCTTCATTGTGTTCCTTCTCATCTACCTGTGCTCAGTCCTGGGCAATGGGCTCATCATCATGCTGATCTGCTTGGACACACAGCTGTACaaacccatgtacttcttcctctgtATACTTGCCCTATTGGATATGTGCTATGTCACCACCACCATGCCCCAGATGTTGGTGCATCTTCTTGCTCACTCTCAGACCATCTCTTTTGCTAGATGTTGTCTGCAGATGTATGTGTTTGGTTCCTTGGCTATTACTGAGTGCACCTTCTTTGTTGTCATGGCTTATGACAGATATGTGGCCATTTGCCACCCACTTCGTTATACTGTCATCCTCAACTGGGGACTGTGCATATGGTTGGCAGCTGGGACTTGGATCTGtggtttcttcctctctctgttacATACTTTCTTTACTATGAATCTGCCATATTGTGGGCCTAATAGGGTTAACCACTACTTCTGTGAAGGCCCTTCAGTGCGTAGCCTGGCTTGTATGGATACCCACATCATTGAGATGATAGATCTGGTCTTGAGTGTTTTTGTGGTTGTGACTCCCATTTCCCTCATTGTGGCCTCCTACATTCGTATTGTCAAGGCTATTCTCAAGATCAAGTCCACCCAGGGCCGCTGCAAGGCTTTTTCTACCTGTGCCTCCCACCTGACTGTGGTCACATTCTTCTATGGTCCATGCACTTACATCTACATGAGGCCCAACTCCAGCTACTCCCCTGAGCAAGACAAGCAGATCTCACTGTTTTACAATGCCTTCACAGCCTTGCTCAACCCTGTGGTCTACAGTCTTCGGAATAAAGACATCAAGAGGGCCTTTTTCAAGGTGATGGGCCATAGTAGGGTAGACTGCTGA